The following coding sequences are from one Calypte anna isolate BGI_N300 chromosome 18, bCalAnn1_v1.p, whole genome shotgun sequence window:
- the LOC103529097 gene encoding LOW QUALITY PROTEIN: uncharacterized protein LOC103529097 (The sequence of the model RefSeq protein was modified relative to this genomic sequence to represent the inferred CDS: substituted 2 bases at 2 genomic stop codons), whose product MARLEATAASAECLLKDIPDVLDSESDESELSDSSHSEGECQCLSCSVCXFTPXPGRFALLKSPGCLEAVTSPEPKTMSAYEVEDWDKELEDSECDPYDADDFHCGSFQENNLLASYSWLSWPV is encoded by the exons ATGGCGCGGCTGGAGGCAACCGCTGCCTCGGCAG AATGTCTGCTAAAGGATATTCCAGATGTCCTTGATAGCGAGTCTGATGAAAGTGAACTCTCTGACAGCTCTCACAGTGAAGGTGAATGCCAGTGCCTCTCTTGTTCAGTGTGCTAATTTACACCCTGACCTGGAAGatttgctttgctgaaatctCCGGGATGCCTTGAGGCTGTGACTTCTCCAGAGCCAAAAACCATGTCAGCATATGAGGTGGAGGACTGGGATAAAGAATTGGAGGACTCTGAATGTGATCCTTATG ATGCTGACGATTTCCACTGTGGAAGCtttcaggaaaataatcttCTGGCCTCATACTCGTGGCTGAGCTGGCCAGTTTGA
- the UTP6 gene encoding LOW QUALITY PROTEIN: U3 small nucleolar RNA-associated protein 6 homolog (The sequence of the model RefSeq protein was modified relative to this genomic sequence to represent the inferred CDS: inserted 1 base in 1 codon; deleted 3 bases in 3 codons): MAERVEQRLEDRIPELEQLERVGLFTRKEIRAVLKKASALEYKIQRRALRKEDFINYIQYEIHLLELIKKRRARTGYSFKKDEIEYSILHRVHCLFNRATGKWKDDVQLWLSHVAFCKKWNSKHQLSKVFSTMLAIHPDKPALWIMAAKWEMETRLSSESARRLFLRALRFHPECPKLYQEYFRMELMHAEKQRKEKKEFEKAKMDLGEFNYSEEILNGEMARIIYRDAAQKIKGVEFHLAVLSIAKLFAFTQDLQKEILESLQTKFADDPLTWDYMARRELELGSLQSTEHTTKQMKVSEMTQREERCCAVFEEAVRAVPTEDMWKCYITFCLERCKRKTNSDELKQKRLERTLSVFSKAHESSLLPEALYKQWLQLLLESNLLEKAAEVVGAATKRFSLSVEMWQMRLQVLIQLKSDNVTQCFEEAIKHLKSKGTLPLWTLWVEWSEGTNSKEDTEALYQRSLRATTPAESVTMKEKYLDWTYRSGGYKKVKKLFTSLCENRPFSLDFFRKMIQIEKEQESCKMLHLREYYERXLREFGSTDSDLWVDYVKEELSHPHGKPENCGSIHWRAMKMLQGELVEDFVSKYTLLQTGHL, encoded by the exons ATGGCGGAGCGGGTCGAGCAGCGGCTGGAGGACCGCATCCCCGAATTGGAGCAGCTGGAGCGGGTCGGGCTGTTCACGCGGAAGGAGATCAG GGCTGTGCTGAAGAAGGCCTCGGCTCTGGAGTACAAAATACAGCGGAGAGCGCTTCGGAAGGAGgattttattaattatattcAG TATGAAATTCATCTGCTGGAGCTAATCAAGAAAAGAAGAGCA CGCACTGGATATTCATTTAAGAAGGATGAAATTGAGTACTCTATTCTTCACAGAGTCCATTGCCTCTTCAACCGTgctacaggaaaatggaaa GATGATGTCCAGCTTTGGCTTTCACATGTTGCATTTTGCAAGAAGTGG AATTCAAAGCATCAGCTTAGTAAGGTCTTTTCTACCATGTTGGCCATACATCCTGATAAACCag CACTGTGGATTATGGCAGCAAAATGGGAGATGGAGACAAGGCTCTCATCAGAAAGTGCCAGGCGCTTGTTCCTTCGTGCTCTGCGCTTCCATCCAGAGTGCCCAAAGCTTTATCAAGAA TATTTCAGAATGGAGCTGATGCAtgctgaaaaacagaggaaggagaagaaagaatttgaaaaagcaaagatgGACTTG GGAGAATTCAATTACTCTGAAGAGATTCTCAATGGGGAAATGGCTCGCATAATTTACAGGGatgctgctcagaaaattaAAG GTGTTGAGTTCCATCTGGCTGTGCTTTCTATTGCAAAACTCTTTGCTTTTACCCAAGatttgcaaaaagaaattctggaaaG TCTGCAGaccaagtttgctgatgatcCTCTGACATGGGACTACATGGCCCGTCgtgagctggagctggggtcCCTGCAGTCCACAGAACACACCACAAAACAGATGAAAGTATCTGAAATGACCCAGAGAGAGGAGCGATGCTGTGCAGTCTTTGAAGAGGCTGTGAGAGCAGTCCCAACAG AGGACATGTGGAAATGCTACATTACTTTTTGCTTAGAGAGATGTAAGAGGAAAACCAACAGTGACGAATTAAAGCAAAAG AGGCTGGAGAGGACACTGAGTGTGTTCAGCAAAGCCCATGAGTCCAGTTTGCTGCCAGAAGCTCTCTATAAGCAATGG CTTCAGCTCTTACTGGAGTCCAACCTCCTTGAGAAGGCTGCAGAGGTGGTAGGAGCCGCAACGAAGCGCTTCAGCCTGTCAGTGGAAATGTGGCAGATGAGGCTGCAGGTGCTCATCCAGCTGAAGAGTGACAATGTGACCCAGTGTTTTGAAGAAGCCATTAAGCATCTGAAATCTAAG GGCACTTTGCCATTATGGACCCTCTGGGTGGAATGGAGTGAAGGCACAAACAGCAAGGAAGACACAGAAGCTCTCTACCAG AGATCCTTACGTGCCACAACTCCTGCTGAATCTGTGACTATGAAAGAAAAGTATCTTGACTGGACTTACAGAAGTGGTGGTTATAAGAAAGTTAAAAAACTCTTTACCAG CCTGTGTGAAAACCGTCCATTTTCACTTGACTTCTTCAGGAAGATG ATCCAAATAGAAAAGGAGC AGGAATCCTGCAAAATGCTCCATCTAAGAGAATACTATGAAC GCTTGAGAGAGTTTGGTTCAACAGATTCTG atctCTGGGTGGATTAC GTCAAAGAGGAGCTAAGTCATCCTCATGGCAAACCTGAA AACTGTGGGAGCATTCATTGGCGAGCTATGAAGATGTTGCAGGGAGAGCTGGTGGAAGACTTTGTTTCCAAATACACTCTATTGCAAACGGGacatttatga